GGGTATTCAGAGGGAACAAGAAGGGTATCCGCAGAAAGTAAGCCGCAAAAGACAATCAGAAGTAACACTGAATTCTTCATGATCAGTATACACTCCGTTCATATACTGAATGTAACTATTTACATTACGAATAACAATGTTGTATTCTTGTTATAAATAATGGTATAGAGGCGATATGCAGGTAATTGATAAAGGGACACCCGATGAAGCGGATGCCCCTTTTCTGGTGCCGAAGGGGGGACTTGAACCCCCACGAGGAAAAATCCTCACCAGGTCCTGAACCTGGCGCGTCTGCCAATTCCGCCACTTCGGCTTTGATGCTCGGCGATACTAGGAATAATCCTGAAGAAAGTCAATGTTCACTAACACGGTTGCATCCTGTATTATATTTCACTGTTGAAAGGAGAATCAGATGAGCGAAAAGAGTAAAGTCATGGCAAGAAACAGAAAAGCCAGACATGAGTATTCAATTCTCAGTACTCTGGAAGTTGGTCTGGTTCTTGTTGGATCAGAGATAAAATCCATACGTGCGGGGAAGGTCAGCCTCAGTGGAGCGTATGCCTCTTTTGATGATAACTTCGAATTGTGGGTTCATCACATGCATATTGCTGAGTATCCCGAAGCAAGAGATAATCATGAACCGTACCGCAGACGCAAATTACTGGCTCATGCATCTCAGTTGAGGAAAATCAGGAGAATGGTTCAGGAAAAAGGTTATACACTGATTCCACTCGATGTTCATCTTTCAGATGGAAAAGCCAAAATCGAGCTTGGTTTCTGTCGAGGGAAAAAACAGTACGACAAGCGCGCTGAGCTGGCTAAAAAAGATGCGGATCTGAATCTAAGGAGAGCAATCAAGCGGGAGTCGAGAGGGTATGAGTAGCATTCAGCTTCTATTTGCTGCGGCAGTTCTTACCGGAGCAGTTGAAACAAGAATAATACCAAGGTTTGACGGTATGCTGATGGAGCTCACTTCCAGTGAACCCATTGCCGACAGTGTTAATGTTACCGGCTATTCAGTGAGTGTAAGACCGGGAGACAAAGTTTTTCTTCCTGAAGCATATCTTCCATTCTGGGTGCTTGGCTGGGAGCTTGATACGGACTCATGCGGTTTTTCCGTTGAACTCACTGATGCTGTGGATTCACTTGAGTACTCACTTTCGGAGGACAGCCTGACAATGCTGCTTTTCTTCAGGGCAGCCGAACCTCTTCTGTTTCCAGAGCTGACCTGGAACGGTCCTCCAGATGAACCGGATTATGGGTTGTTCGACCCGCAGTATTCTGATTCCAGTACTATCGCCGCACTTGAACTGGGGCAGCAATCACCGTGGTTGAATGATTTTGACTGTGTTGTAATCGATCCCGGACATGGTGGAAGAGATCCGGGAGCAGTTGGTCCGGACGGCACTTATGAAAAAGACAGAACTCTTGAAATAGCTCTGCTTGTACGTGACATTCTGAATATCCACAGACCGGAACTGGACGTTATTGTTACCAGAAACACGGATTGCTATATGTCGCTGGGCGCGAGAACCCGGCTGGCCAACGAAAGAAGAGCAGACCTATTTATCTCAATTCATTGCAACGCATGCACAAGGGCATCGGCAAACGGTTTCGAGACATTCTTTTTATCCCGCGCAAGGACTGATGACAGCAGAGCTGTAGAGATGCTTGAAAACAGTGTGGTGGAATACGATGATACCAATGATCATGTTTTCGATGATCCTCTTTCTTTTCTTCTCGCGGATATTGCACAGAACATATACCTGGAAAGGAGCAGTTCCCTGGCAGTGGCAATTCAAGAGAGTTTGCAGGATAAGTTTCCGTCCAACACTAACCGCGGCGTAAAACAGGCTGGTTTCTATGTTCTCAGGGGTGCTCTCATGCCTTCTGTACTGGTGGAAGTTGCGTTTATTTCAAATCCGCAGGAGGAACGGACACTGAAAACACTGGACTTCCGTCTTGCCGCGGCGGAGGCTATTGTAGATGCTGTCCTGAATTTTGCAGAGGAACAGTAATGAAGGGATGCATATGTTCAGATTGAATAGTCCAGACAGAAGATTCATTCTGATTCGCCTTGGGATTCTTGCAGGTGCAATTATACTGCTCTCCGTTATACTGGCTTTCGGAATGAAGATGATAAACAAATCGATCGGAACACAGCAGGTTGATATCGACGAAGTTCAAGATGAAGAATATTCAATCATTCCCGACAGTCTCTGGGATGATGGGGATAGATTCACATTACCTGAGATAGAAGAGCTTCCCGAAGGACCTGAAGCATCCTGGCCACTGACACCGTGTTCTATTTATGTAACGGAATCGTCGGAAGTTGTGATTGATTCCCTGCCTACTGCTCCTATTCCGGCTTACAAACCACTTGAAGCTCAGTTTCTGATAAGAAGGTGGGCTGAAGAATCCGGAATGGAAGGCGAGATTGTCGATCAGGTTTATGTCTTCACGAAACTCGATACAATCTATGTTGATCTGCCGTCTGAAGCTGATCTCAACGGCTTGAAACTTACAATTGAAAGCAGATTCATCTGTTTTACACGTCTTTTTCCACTTATGGCAGGTAACATACTTTCAGCATATCCGGAGGGTATGCCTCTCCGGGGAGTAAAAGGAGTATTCAGACAGTGAATTCCGGGAAAATTGGAGTTTTCGACTCGGGAGTTGGCGGGCTTACAGTAGTAAGGGCGATAAACGACCTTCTTCCTGATGAATCAGTAGTCTACTTCGGAGATACGGCTCGAGTACCTTACGGATCGAAATCCCCCGAAACCGTAATCCGCTTCTCGCTTGAAGCTGCGAAGTTTCTTCTCGGGAAGGATGTAAAGCTCCTGGTTGCTGCCTGCAATACTGCTTCTTCAGTCAGTCTCCCGGCATTGAGTGAATTCGCCGATGTTCCTGTTATAGGAGTCATTGAACCCGGAGCAAGAGCGGCATCAGAGGTAACTAGATCGGGAGTTGTAGGGGTAATTGGAACTCTGGGCACTATTTCAAGCGGTGCTTACCAGAAAGCGCTGAAATCTTTCGATTCAGTAAGGAGAGTAATAGCCCAGCCAACTCCGCTGCTTGTATCTCTGGTCGAAGAGGGCTGGCTTGACCACAGGATAACAGGGCTGGTCCTTGAGGAATACACCGGACCTTTAATTCATGAAGGAATTGATACTCTGGTTCTCGGCTGCACTCATTACCCGCTGCTGAAGAAAGCGCTTTCAAGTATTCTTGGAGATGATATTACTCTGGTTGACTCGGCCGAATCCACAGCTGCTTCGGTTGGTAAGATCCTGGATGACGGAGAGTTGAGATCAAACACTGATCCAGGAGACAATTATTTCTACGTGAGCGATATACCGTTGAAATTTCAGGAGATAGCACAGCGATTTCTTGGAAGAACAATACCTCTGGTTACCCAGGTTGAAGTTGGGGATTAACAGATAGGGAACAGACGATAGGAATTTAATGCGAATAGATGGACGAGAAGATAGCGAACTGAGAGAGATCGAAATTGAAACAGGCTACCAGCCTTCTCCCGAAGGCAGTGCTCTCATCAAATGGGGAGAAACAATGGTCCTTTGCTCGGCTTCGGTTGAATACAGAGTTCCCTTTTTTCTGACCGGTAAGGGCACCGGATGGATAACAGCTGAGTATGGAATGCTGCCTGGAAGCGGTAATCGCAGGATTAGAAGAGACCGCGGATCAGTTGTACAGGGAAGAACCCAGGAGATTCAGCGGCTGATAGGCCGAAGTCTTCGTCAGTCAGTTGATCTTGCGCGGCTTGGTGAGCGAACAATAACTGTTGACTGTGATGTTCTTGTGGCTGATGGAGGCACGAGAGTAGCATCCATAGTTGGTGGAGCGGTGGCTCTTCGTCTTGCTATCAAACGCCAGATTGTAGAGCGCAAGATGAAGGATGATCCCTTCCAAGGATTTGTGAGCGCTCTTAGTCTGGGTTTTATTGATGACCGCGTTCTTCTTGATCTGTGTTACGAAGAGGATTCAGCCGCTATCATGGACATGAATGTGGTTGTTGCAGAAACCGGAGAACT
Above is a window of Candidatus Aegiribacteria sp. DNA encoding:
- the smpB gene encoding SsrA-binding protein SmpB; protein product: MSEKSKVMARNRKARHEYSILSTLEVGLVLVGSEIKSIRAGKVSLSGAYASFDDNFELWVHHMHIAEYPEARDNHEPYRRRKLLAHASQLRKIRRMVQEKGYTLIPLDVHLSDGKAKIELGFCRGKKQYDKRAELAKKDADLNLRRAIKRESRGYE
- a CDS encoding N-acetylmuramoyl-L-alanine amidase gives rise to the protein MSSIQLLFAAAVLTGAVETRIIPRFDGMLMELTSSEPIADSVNVTGYSVSVRPGDKVFLPEAYLPFWVLGWELDTDSCGFSVELTDAVDSLEYSLSEDSLTMLLFFRAAEPLLFPELTWNGPPDEPDYGLFDPQYSDSSTIAALELGQQSPWLNDFDCVVIDPGHGGRDPGAVGPDGTYEKDRTLEIALLVRDILNIHRPELDVIVTRNTDCYMSLGARTRLANERRADLFISIHCNACTRASANGFETFFLSRARTDDSRAVEMLENSVVEYDDTNDHVFDDPLSFLLADIAQNIYLERSSSLAVAIQESLQDKFPSNTNRGVKQAGFYVLRGALMPSVLVEVAFISNPQEERTLKTLDFRLAAAEAIVDAVLNFAEEQ
- the murI gene encoding glutamate racemase — translated: MNSGKIGVFDSGVGGLTVVRAINDLLPDESVVYFGDTARVPYGSKSPETVIRFSLEAAKFLLGKDVKLLVAACNTASSVSLPALSEFADVPVIGVIEPGARAASEVTRSGVVGVIGTLGTISSGAYQKALKSFDSVRRVIAQPTPLLVSLVEEGWLDHRITGLVLEEYTGPLIHEGIDTLVLGCTHYPLLKKALSSILGDDITLVDSAESTAASVGKILDDGELRSNTDPGDNYFYVSDIPLKFQEIAQRFLGRTIPLVTQVEVGD
- the rph gene encoding ribonuclease PH, whose protein sequence is MRIDGREDSELREIEIETGYQPSPEGSALIKWGETMVLCSASVEYRVPFFLTGKGTGWITAEYGMLPGSGNRRIRRDRGSVVQGRTQEIQRLIGRSLRQSVDLARLGERTITVDCDVLVADGGTRVASIVGGAVALRLAIKRQIVERKMKDDPFQGFVSALSLGFIDDRVLLDLCYEEDSAAIMDMNVVVAETGELVELQASAEGGTVPMETVKSMTEKAVNAIMEFVVPLQREATSE